In Thermus sp. LT1-2-5, one DNA window encodes the following:
- a CDS encoding SDR family oxidoreductase, translated as MSGKYGPILDFTPADYDWIMDTNMRTSFLVTRAFLPPLLQKGSGDLVFIASVAGLRGLPQEAVYCASKFAQVGFAQALDHELRPKGIRVSVVAPGGVNTEFAWGTGRTPGDPRLNAFLRPEEVAEAVIFALSQPPHARVFLIGLRPMVEPL; from the coding sequence ATGTCGGGTAAGTACGGACCTATCTTGGATTTCACCCCTGCGGATTACGACTGGATCATGGACACCAACATGCGAACCAGTTTTCTCGTTACCCGGGCCTTTCTACCCCCTCTCCTGCAAAAGGGATCCGGGGACCTGGTCTTCATAGCCTCCGTGGCGGGCCTCAGAGGCTTGCCCCAGGAGGCTGTTTACTGTGCCAGCAAGTTCGCCCAGGTGGGCTTCGCCCAGGCCCTTGACCACGAGCTTAGGCCCAAGGGCATTCGGGTAAGCGTAGTGGCTCCCGGCGGGGTGAACACCGAGTTTGCTTGGGGTACCGGGAGAACCCCAGGAGACCCCCGCCTAAACGCCTTCCTGCGCCCGGAGGAAGTGGCGGAGGCGGTGATTTTCGCCCTGAGCCAGCCCCCGCATGCCCGTGTCTTCCTTATCGGATTGAGACCTATGGTGGAGCCCCTCTAA